Genomic DNA from Gemmatimonadales bacterium:
CGGAGGCTCCGGCACGGTCGTGTCCGCCGCCGCCGGCGGCAGCGCGAGCAGCATACGGAGGTCGCGGTGGAGCAGCCGCTCGCGGTCCCGATCGGCGTGCAGCTTGTCGCGATCGGCGTCGCGCACGATGGCCAGCATCTCGCAGCTCGACATCTCGCGGTCGCCGCGGATGTTATCCGCGGTGTTGCGCTCCAGCTCGTCGAAGACATTCCGCACCCGGATCTCGTTTCGGTCGAACCGCGTCACCTGGAACCGGTCCGCCTCGGACGTGCGGTACTGGTGCACCGAGCCGTGATAGAGCAGCAGGCTCAGATCGCGTCCGCCCGGCGCGTAGGCCATGACGCCGCTGTCGGCGTAGATCACCCGGCGGGTGGTTTCGTCGTTCACGTCGTAGATCGTCACGTTGCGGAGCCGCCCGGTCGCCGCGTCGATGCGTCCCGCGCGCAGGAAGTATTTCGACGGCGGCACCTCGTTGATCACCTGCTCGCGCAACTCGAAGGTGGGCCGCTTGCGCCCGATGTCGATGAGCAGGCCGCGGAGCTCCGCATTGCTACGCGGCAGCACCTGATCCACGAACGCGAAGTTGAGCGCCGCCATGAGCACGCCCCAGAGGAGCACCGGCTTGAGCATCTGGGGCACGCTCACACCGCTCGCGCGGAGTGCCGTGACCTCGCTGTCCGCCGCCAGGTGGCTGAAGGCGTAGAGCACCGCCAGCAGCACCGCCATCGGGATCGTCATCGCGAGAATGAACGGCAGGCTCAGGACGAACACCTCGGCCACCACCGACCAGGGCAGCCCCTTGCCCACCAGCGAGCCGAACTTCTTGGCCACCTG
This window encodes:
- a CDS encoding LptF/LptG family permease, which translates into the protein MPIIIIHPVRLLSRYLLRQLVAPFCFALAALTSLMLLNQVAKKFGSLVGKGLPWSVVAEVFVLSLPFILAMTIPMAVLLAVLYAFSHLAADSEVTALRASGVSVPQMLKPVLLWGVLMAALNFAFVDQVLPRSNAELRGLLIDIGRKRPTFELREQVINEVPPSKYFLRAGRIDAATGRLRNVTIYDVNDETTRRVIYADSGVMAYAPGGRDLSLLLYHGSVHQYRTSEADRFQVTRFDRNEIRVRNVFDELERNTADNIRGDREMSSCEMLAIVRDADRDKLHADRDRERLLHRDLRMLLALPPAAADTTVPEPPADYCVWLAHARGALLPPSVAAQQGAGQAPAHAGSPAPLQAGAQAPHVPAVTSVPTPLRATAPPPDRLTPWAEVALAADRWRDADLRADRYMVEVHKKWAISTACISFVLLGIALALRFPRGGMGLVIGGGLAAFSLYYVGLTAGETLADRALLSPLLSMWLPNIILTVVGIIGLALVNRQPGLNRGGDFRELLDAVRWRLRRGRGGTSA